One Owenweeksia hongkongensis DSM 17368 genomic region harbors:
- a CDS encoding YCF48-related protein, whose translation MKTRLFLLFTFIGFALGAQTYHWRHINAQANVYEQVPGNSTHIFTGDAAGFIKKSTNSGQDWEIVYRGDASSIYDVKFIDANNGFATCADQGLFLTTTDAGQTWKQNIMLDSANNPVTERFHSVEIIDANTLIINGTFNSGKRAFISTDKGASFTELHVPGTAIHVEGDTLLAFGQNGFSFGISLSTDLGQSWTLVKSNPALGSNNFYYNGYKEASIISSKVFFLSSNDLNPDGVFKTTDGGLTFTMLTDPANNFHPNYVNFSSATTGTIAGKISSAGFGFFSTTDAGHTWTPLYSASGYATQLKPPFLNLGNNTILGQRYFHSVISTDGGLTFTDNSDDFNPVGTFSHQNIEVVDNQNLYAYTITGTGTYAKRQAMLSNDGGMNWYNMKDSTGTLLENTFANMQVISKDTVMYTYGNAIRRFVKNGTGSGRTVYSKTGFGSGIAKMVKSGNRLLAFTSSYVYYSSDRGASWQSMYSALNTNDNKDIQFTDFSNIYALQSNQILKSTDTGKTWLDVTNGISLGTSANNGTAGMVVKSASEIVIFGYNGRLYRTTDGGQNWTDLKPTLPQTPVDLRFYDFEFMEFKDNMIGYAGDRTANGGRYILQTLDGGLTWSHFTSGQYMVTPHDMDFADTATGIMMGGSGPNVIRYFSDINYSTDTISANGQPASGVNLAENRNTSVSLYPNPAYHYCTVSGCLVSNAYLISLQGKKISLPEVRNNNIELSGIAPGMYILIIEDEQKQTFTQKLMVQ comes from the coding sequence ATGAAAACACGGTTATTTCTTCTTTTCACCTTTATTGGTTTTGCACTTGGAGCCCAAACTTACCATTGGCGCCATATCAATGCACAGGCGAATGTTTACGAGCAAGTTCCGGGGAACTCTACCCATATATTCACTGGAGATGCTGCCGGTTTTATTAAAAAATCTACCAACAGCGGACAAGATTGGGAGATTGTATATCGTGGAGATGCATCTTCGATTTATGATGTAAAATTTATTGATGCCAATAACGGTTTTGCAACCTGTGCAGATCAAGGATTATTTTTGACCACAACTGATGCTGGTCAAACTTGGAAGCAAAATATTATGCTTGACAGCGCCAACAATCCGGTGACTGAAAGATTCCATTCAGTGGAAATCATTGACGCCAACACATTAATTATAAATGGCACTTTTAACTCAGGTAAACGCGCTTTTATCAGTACTGATAAAGGAGCCAGCTTCACAGAACTACATGTTCCCGGAACGGCCATACACGTAGAGGGTGACACCCTTCTTGCTTTCGGTCAAAATGGTTTCTCATTCGGAATATCTCTAAGCACGGACCTTGGCCAGTCGTGGACTTTGGTGAAAAGCAACCCTGCTTTGGGTAGCAACAATTTTTACTACAATGGCTATAAAGAAGCCTCTATAATTTCCTCTAAGGTCTTTTTCCTATCGTCCAATGACCTTAATCCCGATGGCGTATTTAAAACTACAGATGGTGGACTTACCTTCACAATGCTTACCGACCCCGCTAATAATTTTCACCCAAACTATGTGAACTTTAGCAGTGCCACCACCGGTACAATTGCAGGTAAAATCAGTTCTGCAGGGTTTGGATTTTTCAGCACTACGGATGCAGGACATACCTGGACACCACTTTACAGTGCATCAGGTTACGCTACTCAATTAAAACCGCCATTTCTTAATCTTGGAAACAACACCATATTGGGTCAGCGCTATTTCCATAGCGTAATAAGCACAGATGGTGGACTAACCTTTACTGACAACAGCGATGATTTTAATCCAGTGGGAACCTTTTCACATCAAAATATTGAGGTTGTAGACAATCAAAACCTATATGCCTATACCATCACGGGAACCGGAACTTATGCTAAAAGACAAGCTATGCTATCAAATGACGGTGGGATGAATTGGTATAATATGAAAGATAGTACAGGCACCCTTTTGGAAAACACATTCGCAAACATGCAGGTAATTTCAAAAGACACCGTGATGTACACCTATGGAAACGCGATAAGACGATTTGTGAAAAACGGTACTGGAAGTGGCCGGACAGTATATTCCAAAACCGGATTTGGAAGCGGTATTGCCAAGATGGTAAAAAGCGGAAATAGGCTTCTAGCATTTACCTCCAGTTATGTGTACTATAGCAGTGACCGTGGGGCAAGTTGGCAAAGTATGTATTCGGCCTTAAACACTAATGACAACAAGGATATTCAGTTTACAGACTTTAGTAATATATATGCTTTGCAGTCTAATCAAATATTAAAAAGCACGGATACTGGTAAAACTTGGCTAGATGTAACAAATGGAATTAGCTTAGGAACCAGCGCCAATAATGGTACGGCTGGCATGGTAGTAAAAAGTGCTTCTGAGATAGTCATATTTGGATATAATGGAAGACTATACAGAACCACAGACGGTGGTCAAAACTGGACTGACCTTAAACCAACACTTCCACAAACACCTGTTGACCTAAGGTTTTACGATTTTGAATTTATGGAGTTTAAAGATAATATGATTGGCTATGCTGGTGACCGCACTGCAAATGGTGGACGATATATACTCCAAACTCTGGATGGAGGATTGACCTGGAGTCACTTTACCAGCGGCCAGTATATGGTAACACCTCATGACATGGACTTTGCTGATACCGCAACTGGTATCATGATGGGTGGCTCAGGACCAAATGTGATCCGCTACTTCAGTGATATTAATTACAGTACAGACACCATTTCTGCGAACGGCCAACCAGCTTCAGGAGTAAATTTAGCCGAAAATAGAAACACCTCGGTTTCATTATACCCCAATCCGGCCTATCACTATTGTACCGTAAGTGGTTGCTTAGTTTCCAATGCCTATCTAATTAGCCTGCAAGGTAAAAAGATTAGTCTGCCAGAAGTTCGAAACAATAATATTGAACTCAGTGGAATAGCTCCCGGTATGTATATCTTGATTATTGAAGATGAGCAAAAGCAAACCTTTACACAGAAACTAATGGTTCAGTAA
- a CDS encoding tetratricopeptide repeat protein, which yields MKKIIVTTILLTSSLVYGFQSIEELKVNMGAAKTPDEKGQLATSISYSYSKVMPDSGIVYGERALLWAEETQNTFEAARANSAIGINYMSKAVYPLALEFQTKALKQFMDMDSLKHAAGTESNISLIFMKKANYKLAMKHAINALKGYEKLGIKHRQGVVLENIGTLFFRQGEFEKTKEYYDRALKLYIQESDLAGIARNRGNIGMMLSKMGQYAESSEAQFEALSINRRMRNQQSVAINLANIGMVESRRGNYEKALVYYDSAQAMNIALGAEFNVITTQGNIGGIYMEMSKRPDGKFDAVTLNKGISALEKSIEKCLALSIGDPAINFYKDLGEAYALKGDYEKALEIFKAREILKDSIHSASNKISLESMAAAHDLTMINRDLQLKERELKIKDLELNESQQRVVLFVMGFIILVLMGLVSIFLLRKARLRNKKLKEINELYAGRIEEQLASLKKHATVLDEITYMQAHHVREPVATILGMVEHFNLKDPHDPMNIFIIENLSKVAGKLDVAVREVINKKEEV from the coding sequence ATGAAAAAAATAATTGTAACCACCATATTACTGACCTCTAGTTTGGTTTATGGCTTTCAGTCCATTGAGGAATTAAAAGTGAATATGGGGGCAGCCAAAACTCCAGATGAAAAAGGACAATTGGCCACAAGTATTTCATATTCATACTCTAAAGTGATGCCGGATAGTGGTATTGTGTATGGTGAAAGAGCTCTTCTGTGGGCGGAAGAGACACAGAATACATTCGAAGCAGCCAGAGCTAATTCGGCTATCGGAATCAATTATATGTCGAAGGCAGTTTACCCTTTAGCTTTGGAGTTTCAAACTAAAGCTTTGAAGCAATTTATGGACATGGATAGTCTAAAGCACGCTGCCGGTACAGAGTCTAATATTAGTTTGATTTTTATGAAAAAAGCAAACTATAAACTCGCCATGAAGCATGCAATCAATGCATTAAAAGGGTATGAGAAATTAGGTATTAAGCATAGGCAAGGAGTAGTTTTAGAGAATATTGGAACTTTGTTTTTCAGACAAGGCGAGTTTGAAAAAACTAAAGAGTATTACGATCGCGCGCTAAAACTTTATATTCAGGAAAGTGATTTAGCAGGGATAGCTCGTAACCGTGGAAATATAGGAATGATGCTTTCCAAAATGGGGCAATATGCTGAGTCATCTGAGGCTCAATTTGAGGCCTTGTCTATCAATAGGCGAATGAGAAATCAACAATCGGTAGCCATAAATTTGGCCAATATCGGCATGGTCGAATCAAGAAGAGGTAATTATGAGAAAGCCCTTGTATATTATGATAGTGCTCAGGCAATGAATATAGCTCTCGGTGCCGAGTTCAATGTTATCACCACCCAAGGAAATATTGGAGGTATTTATATGGAAATGTCAAAACGGCCTGATGGTAAATTTGATGCCGTTACTTTGAATAAAGGTATTTCAGCATTGGAGAAAAGTATAGAAAAGTGCCTGGCGCTATCTATAGGTGATCCTGCAATTAATTTCTATAAAGATTTGGGTGAAGCTTATGCTTTAAAAGGAGATTACGAGAAGGCTTTGGAAATATTCAAAGCCCGTGAGATATTAAAAGACTCTATTCATTCAGCAAGTAACAAAATTAGCTTGGAAAGCATGGCTGCAGCTCATGACCTAACTATGATTAATCGTGATTTACAACTAAAAGAACGAGAGCTGAAGATTAAAGATTTGGAACTAAATGAGAGTCAGCAGAGAGTAGTTCTATTTGTTATGGGCTTCATTATTTTGGTGCTTATGGGTTTGGTGTCAATATTTTTATTACGAAAGGCAAGGTTGCGAAATAAGAAACTCAAAGAAATTAATGAACTCTACGCTGGTAGAATTGAGGAACAGCTTGCAAGCTTGAAAAAACATGCCACGGTACTTGACGAAATAACTTATATGCAAGCACATCACGTGCGTGAGCCAGTGGCAACCATTCTAGGAATGGTAGAGCATTTTAATCTAAAAGATCCTCACGACCCAATGAATATTTTTATAATAGAAAACCTGAGTAAGGTTGCTGGAAAATTGGATGTAGCGGTTAGAGAAGTGATCAATAAGAAGGAAGAGGTTTGA
- a CDS encoding response regulator, with product MNQGNSQHKLDVSEKLLILLVDDNDALNFLHKKLCAINLPDAEVISFENGRLALDYLNRNSKFLEKQEVLILLDIRMPVMDGWSFLKEIEGGGLSAQHSIVMLTSSTSKLDREKAMSYPFVMGYLEKPLRGFQLQELADAFNKVHRN from the coding sequence ATGAATCAAGGCAACAGCCAACATAAATTAGATGTGAGTGAAAAGCTACTTATCCTATTGGTGGATGATAATGATGCCTTAAATTTTCTTCATAAGAAATTGTGTGCGATAAACTTACCTGATGCCGAGGTGATTAGTTTTGAAAATGGACGTTTGGCTCTCGATTATTTAAACCGAAATTCAAAGTTTTTAGAAAAGCAAGAAGTACTTATTCTGCTAGATATAAGGATGCCTGTGATGGATGGCTGGAGCTTTCTGAAAGAAATAGAGGGTGGCGGGCTAAGTGCACAACACAGTATAGTAATGCTAACCTCATCAACCAGTAAGTTGGATAGGGAAAAAGCCATGAGTTACCCTTTTGTAATGGGATATTTGGAGAAACCTTTAAGGGGATTTCAGCTTCAGGAGTTGGCTGATGCGTTTAACAAAGTACACCGCAATTAA